A stretch of the Malus domestica chromosome 08, GDT2T_hap1 genome encodes the following:
- the LOC103440240 gene encoding uncharacterized protein produces the protein MLSAHLTFLFVFYLLQSSATPQVSREMTANLQKCRIPLKLIIGRNDAVFNCSWRLLHEGPDTVEELLDRHIVKKEKHLDEEEEELLNRRRLTSTRREALSLYRDIIRATRFFMWPDSRGVLWRDVLRENARKEFEEARFETDPEVITRLLIGGHDAVQSAIDKLAEKQRQQIQKERGGGQD, from the coding sequence ATGCTTTCGGCCCACCTTACATTTCTCTTTGTATTCTATTTGCTCCAATCTTCTGCAACCCCCCAAGTGAGCAGAGAGATGACCGCGAATCTACAAAAATGTCGAATCCCTCTGAAGCTCATCATCGGGCGCAACGACGCCGTTTTCAATTGTAGCTGGCGTCTATTGCACGAGGGCCCGGACACCGTGGAGGAGCTTCTGGACAGACACATagtgaagaaagaaaaacacctcgacgaggaggaggaggagttgCTGAATCGGCGGCGACTCACCAGCACTCGGCGGGAGGCGCTGAGTCTGTACCGAGACATAATTAGGGCGACTCGGTTCTTCATGTGGCCGGACTCTCGAGGCGTGCTCTGGCGAGACGTGCTGAGGGAGAACGCTAGGAAGGAGTTCGAGGAGGCCCGATTCGAGACGGATCCGGAAGTTATAACCCGACTGCTCATCGGCGGTCATGATGCGGTGCAGTCGGCGATAGATAAGCTCGCCGAGAAGCAGCGGCAGCAGATTCAGAAGGAGCGAGGAGGCGGTCAAGATTAA
- the LOC103440239 gene encoding probable prolyl 4-hydroxylase 3 has protein sequence MAKGRYGRLQSKKWSTFMLVLSMLLMLSVVLLMLLAFGTVSLPVSTDDSSPNDLSSFRRKTVERGDGLGNRVEQWTEVISWEPRAFVYHNFLSKEECDYLINLAKPHMVKSSVVDSKTGKSKDSRVRTSSGMFLKRGRDKIIRDIEKRIADFTFIPVEHGEGLQILHYEVGQKYDAHFDYFLDEFNTKNGGQRVATLLMYLSDVEEGGETVFPAAKGNISSVPWWNELSECGKQGLAVKPKMGDALLFWSMRPDATLDPSSLHGGCPVIIGNKWSSTKWMHLEEYKV, from the exons ATGGCGAAGGGGAGGTACGGTCGGTTGCAGAGCAAGAAATGGTCGACGTTCATGCTCGTCTTGTCGATGCTGTTAATGCTATCGGTGGTGCTTCTCATGCTTCTCGCTTTCGGAACCGTGTCGCTTCCGGTCAGCACCGACGACTCTTCACCTAACGATCTCAGCTCTTTTAGGCGGAAAACCGTCGAGAG AGGTGATGGATTGGGGAATAGAGTAGAGCAGTGGACGGAAGTGATTTCTTGGGAGCCCAGAGCCTTCGTATATCATAATTTCTTG TCCAAGGAAGAATGTGACTACTTGATAAATCTTGCGAAACCTCATATGGTAAAGTCATCGGTTGTTGATAGCAAGACTGGGAAAAGCAAAGATAGTAG GGTGCGCACAAGCTCCGGAATGTTTCTGAAGAGAGGACGCGATAAAATAATTCGGGATATCGAGAAGAGAATAGCAGACTTCACTTTCATTCCTGTAG AGCATGGAGAAGGACTTCAGATTCTCCACTACGAAGTTGGGCAAAAATACGATGCACATTTTGATTACTTCCTAGATGAATTCAACACCAAGAATGGTGGCCAACGGGTTGCTACTCTTTTGATGTATCT GTCAGATGTTGAAGAAGGCGGTGAGACGGTGTTTCCTGCTGCAAAGGGGAATATCAGCTCTGTGCCATGGTGGAATGAATTATCTGAATGTGGTAAACAGGGACTTGCAGTGAAACCTAAAATGGGTGATGCACTACTATTCTGGAGCATGAGGCCCGATGCTACTCTAGACCCGTCAAGTTTGCATG GTGGATGCCCTGTGATAATTGGTAACAAGTGGTCTTCTACAAAATGGATGCATCTTGAAGAGTACAAAGTCTAA
- the LOC103440238 gene encoding probable nucleoredoxin 2, with amino-acid sequence MREMNVKISHGSEAAVSNGGGGGGCGGAAASDPVSSSRVSSLLASKDRDYLLSPTGNQVKVSDLNEMIIGLYFSANWYPPCWNFNQVLVGIYEQLKSSGSNFEIVYVSSDEDSEAFNKYHACMPWLAIPFSDLDTKKALNRKFDVESIPSLVILQPNDNKEEVTLHDGVEIIYRYGVDAFPFTEQRLEELQDEERARHENQTLTNLLTAHDRDYLLGHPMPKQVSVASLSGKTIGLYFSAQWCRPCVNFTPKLISIYDMIKEKVLEDDHDGEDFEIVFVSSDRDQTSFDSYFNTMPWLALPFGDPNIKELVKHFDVKGIPLLVILGPDGKTVTQQGRNLINLYKENAYPFTDAKVELLEKKMDEEAKNLPRSVYHGGHRHELNLVSEGNGGGPFICCACDEQGCGWAYQCLECGYEVHPKCVTATTPNSNTNTNRPTLIRTGL; translated from the exons ATGAGGGAGATGAACGTGAAGATCAGTCATGGTTCTGAAGCTGCAGTAAGCaacggtggtggtggtggtgggtgtgGTGGCGCTGCTGCCTCCGACCCCGTCTCGAGCTCAAGAGTCTCATCTCTCCTGGCCTCCAAAGATCGTGACTACCTTCTTTCTCCGACTGGAAACCAG GTGAAAGTTTCTGATCTTAATGAGATGATAATAGGCCTCTACTTCTCAGCCAATTGGTACCCGCCATGCTGGAACTTCAACCAAGTCCTAGTTGGCATCTACGAGCAGCTGAAGAGCAGTGGGTCCAACTTTGAGATTGTGTACGTGTCATCTGACGAAGACTCTGAAGCCTTTAACAAATACCATGCATGCATGCCGTGGCTGGCCATTCCTTTTTCTGACTTGGACACCAAGAAAGCCTTGAACCGTAAGTTTGATGTGGAAAGTATTCCCAGCTTGGTTATTTTGCAACCTAATGATAACAAGGAAGAGGTTACGTTGCATGATGGAGTTGAAATTATCTACCGTTACGGGGTCGATGCCTTCCCTTTTACAGAACAAAGGTTGGAGGAATTGCAAGATGAGGAGAGAGCGAGGCATGAGAACCAAACTCTGACCAATTTACTAACAGCCCATGATAGAGATTATCTTTTGGGTCACCCCATGCCTAAACAG GTGTCAGTTGCTTCATTGAGTGGCAAAACCATTGGACTCTACTTCTCAGCTCAATGGTGTCGTCCGTGCGTTAATTTCACTCCAAAGTTGATCTCCATCTACGACATGATTAAGGAGAAAGTGCTAGAGGATGATCACGATGGAGAAGACTTCGAGATAGTATTTGTGTCGAGTGATCGTGACCAAACTTCGTTCGACTCATACTTCAACACCATGCCATGGCTAGCGTTGCCCTTTGGGGATCCAAACATAAAAGAACTTGTCAAGCATTTTGACGTCAAGGGTATCCCTCTTTTGGTAATTTTAGGGCCTGATGGTAAAACTGTGACCCAGCAGGGCAGAAATCTTATAAATTTATACAAAGAAAATGCCTATCCCTTTACGGATGCCAAAGTGGAGTTGCTGGAGAAGAAAATGGATGAAGAGGCTAAAAACCTCCCTCGGTCGGTGTACCACGGAGGGCATCGACACGAGCTGAATTTGGTGTCGGAGGGCAACGGAGGAGGGCCCTTCATATGTTGTGCTTGTGATGAACAAGGATGTGGCTGGGCTTACCAGTGTCTTGAATGTGGATATGAGGTGCACCCCAAGTGTGTGACTGCTACCACTCCCAATAGCAATACCAATACCAATAG GCCGACGTTGATAAGAACGGGACTCTAG
- the LOC103440319 gene encoding E3 ubiquitin-protein ligase ATL23-like: MLLSVFLTMFLPCVAISAVFVVYVCLLWYATNDQAVNIGLPVRQVSENGLSASELDNLPKITGKEVMAERRECAVCLDDIEGEQPARVVPGCNHAFHLLCADTWLSKHSFCPVCRAKLHPVRLGLREGEDGKMGARRRWRWVQRRRGW, translated from the exons ATGCTGCTTTCGGTGTTTTTGACGATGTTTCTGCCGTGCGTGGCGATAAGCGCGGTGTTCGTAGTGTACGTATGTTTGTTATGGTACGCTACGAACGACCAGGCCGTCAACATTGGCCTGCCTGTCAGGCAGGTTTCCGAGAATGGGTTGTCGGCGTCAGAACTCGACAATTTGCCTAAAATAACGGGGAAAGAGGTGATGGCGGAGAGGAGGGAATGTGCGGTGTGTTTGGACGATATCGAGGGAGAGCAACCGGCGCGGGTGGTTCCCGGCTGTAACCACGCCTTCCATCTGCTGTGCGCCGATACCTGGCTTTCGAAGCACTCGTTTTGCCCCGTTTGTCGAGCAAAACTTCACCCG GTTAGGCTCGGGTTGAGGGAGGGGGAAGATGGGAAGATGGGTGCGCGGAGGAGGTGGAGATGGGTGCAGAGGAGGAGGGGTTGGTGA